A window of Amia ocellicauda isolate fAmiCal2 chromosome 20, fAmiCal2.hap1, whole genome shotgun sequence genomic DNA:
ATTTGCTCTGTGATAATGTCCAGTAGAAGAAGACACACCTACTTCATAGACAACTTGTACCGTACAtttcaatataattatatatatatatatatatatatatacactcacctaaaggattattaggaacaccatactaatactgtgtttgaccccctttcgccttcagaactgccttcattctacgtggcattgattcaacaaggtgctgaaagcattctttagaaatgttggcccatattgataggatagcatcttgcagttgatggagatttgtgggatgcacatccagggcacgaagctcccgttccaccacatcccaaagatgctctattgggttgagatctggtgactgtgggggccagtttagtacagtgaactcattgtcatgttcaagaaaccaatttgaaatgattcgacctttgtgacatggtgcattatcctgctggaagtagccatcagaggatgggtacatggtggtcataaagggatggacatggtcagaaacaatgctcaggtaggccgtggcatttaaacgatgcccaattggcactaaggggcctaaagttaaagtgtgccaagaaaacatccctcacaccattacaccaccaccaccagcctgcacagtggcaataaggcatgatggatccatgttctcattctgtttatgccaaattctgactctaccatctgaatgtctcaacagaaatcgagactcatcagaccaggcaacatttttccagtcttcaactgtccaattttggtgagcttgtgcaaattgtagcccctttttcctatttgtagtggagatgagtggtacccggtggggtcttctgctgttgtagcccatccgcctcaaggttgtacgtgttgtggcttcacaaatgctttgctgcatacctcggttgtaacgagtggttatttcagtcaaagttgctcttctatcagcttgaatcagtcggcccattctcctctgacctctagcatcaacaaggcattttcgcccacaggactgccacatactggatgtttttcctttttcacaccattctttgtaaaccctagaaatggttgtgcgtgaaaatcccagtaactgagcagattgtgaaatactcagaccggcccgtctggcaccaacaaccatgccacgctcaaaattgcttaaatcacctttcctacccattcagacattcagtttggagttcaggagattgtcttgaccaggaccagacccctaaatgcattgaagcaactgccatgtgattggttggttagataattgcattaatgagaaattgaacaggtgttcctaaataatcctttaggtgagtgtatatatatatatatatattttttttttttttcactaacGGATTGTATTGCTAGAATGCACATTTGAGCATAGATTTTTTTTCGTAGCGCCATCTGTTGAATGCCATATCTGTTGCAAACAATCATGTGAGTCATCCAATCATCCAAATTATCATTTTCATGCAACTCTGCACATAATGTAATGATTGGAGACTCAGTCAAAGCCAGTTATAACTTACATTACCAGAGATACAGCTGTGTCCTTgacttattaataatatttgacTGTACATATAGTTTTCAgaatcctttaaaaaaagatATCATATGTGACTAACTTTTTCTTCCAGAATAAAAAAAGATTGTTCAGAAAACATGCAGATTATTAGTAATTGTTTTCTTCTGTTAATACTAAACTCTTAACTTAATGTTTAGAATGATAGTCTACTGGTAATGATATGTAACAGTAGCAATGCAACTTAGTTGActgaaaacaaatttaaataataataaatatatgaagtTAATGCATTTTGTAGAAGTCTTAACAGATCAGGAATCCAAGCAATGTTTCTGTCCTGTATTGATGACATGTAAACAAAAAGCAAACCTGTATTGAGGTTAAAAGGACATCACATGCAGAGTAAATAGGATTACCTGTCAAGTAGCTTAGCTTCATCTGCTGCctaaaataaattggaaaggGAATGCATGTGAGCAGCTAATCCAGCATTTGATTGGTCACTCCTGTCTTGTCTATCAAGTCCAATGTGATTCCAAGGAGGAAGCTGACTATCTATCCTGCCGCCCCAGGTCTACATCAGTCATACTACAGTATAATTCATGTTTCTGATCAAACTTCACTGGTTTTCCATATGGTGTGGCAGTCAAAGGTTTACACTCCCTTGTGTCTAAACTGAGATCAATCAACAAGCatctttacaaatatatatttgatcatTGATAAATGCCtctattttaattaacattattaaacaaaattgGGTGTGTGTTGTGAATACTTGCAATGTCAACccactctcttgctctctctcaaaAAATATATGCAAAACATCCCCAGAGCCAAACAGCCCTGCCTGCATGCATAAGAGTTTTTGGTGCCAACTATGTTGCAGCTCTGCATTTCCAAAAAACATGAGATCAATCTACTTGAAAATCATCCAGATACTGTAGCCTGGAGTAAATGGCCTGTGttattgccattttaaaataaagatagTGTTTTTGCACTACCTTATTAAATTGCACTTAAGGTATTACATATCACAACTGAGTTATTTGGGatctcattttgtatttttagcaCTAGGTGAGAAATGCAAATGATTTGCATCTCTGtgacatgtctttggatggAGATATAAAGTATAAAGTATATTTACACCATACCTGTACTTCTAAACGTGTGATATATCACATATTTTTAATGATAAGCTGTTAATAAGCTCTAGGGGTACAAGTAGTTTgttattaataaaatgcaaataatatcATGAAATATAGCAACACCATAAGCAAATAGAGTATCCCTGTGTGTAAGATGTGTGGCATTGATACTCTGTTCTATCATTTTAGTAaccttaattaaaaaataagtgtaAAATTGAATATAATTGTTAACCTGTTACAGTAGTAGCAGAATCCTTAACCGCAAATATTACCCGTTTGTATGCAGTTAGATGTTATTGTGGGATGGATGCAGGGGGCTCTCATGGTTGTTTTCCTTCTGCTCTTCTCTCCAGTGCTCTCCTTCTCCTCTGAACgcagtctgtgtgtttctccATTACATGAGAAAACGTCCGTGTGCATAGACTGTGTCctttaaaactaatattttGTGCAGGTGTAGTCCACATCTGTTCTTGTGTCCATGTTTAAGACACACATACCCAGATTAAgacaataattattttaaaaaacaacatgtttcagaAAACGGTTATCCCAGTAATGGACCTTCAGGCAAATAAtcagacaaaaaataatatttgattCATTTAAATCTTCTAGTGGAAGTGGAAAAAAGGTAAatatggcatttaaaaaaatatttttgcaaCTGGGTCTGATTTGTAAGAATTAATCCTAATGTGGTGTAAAGTATTGTGTTACTTATTTTATAGCAGATTATagcacatacacaaataaacacattccaccactatttaatttaattgggaGATATACACAACAGGAAATGTAAGTgtaatttttgttgtttttgtcagacACTGCTAATACTTATTGGATCCTCTttgatcatttttatttgttttggttgttctCATGTACGGCTTCAGGATCCATGAATGTGGGTAGATTGCAGTTGATGAGACCCAAGCCAGAACTGAAGCCAGCGCCTCCTCTAGTTTCACTCTCTTCACTCACTGCGAGGTGTGTAATGAGAAagcaaatacaataaattaaatatgaaacacATTCCAAAacctggtaacactttacaataggtctccctatgTACTTagtaactacatcttagttGTAGCAAGTACATCTAAGtaaatgttaacaaatgcataataacactgttcttatgagtaactaagatgtagttactgtgtacctactatgttaatacagtGTAATTAGACAGACagattgtaaagtgttaccaaaaaccctaaacacTATTTTAATCATTTCGTTCAAGAGCTACAACCGATATATGTTTACTATCTAACAGTTTGTACCTGCTAAGAACTACTATGTTGGaatgtaaaaataaactaatgaaTTAGATATCTTAGAATATTAATTTCTATATGAATCTAAAGAGCATTGAGAAGTAATTTATGTAAAGGTTTAAATacctatatttttaaaaagtatttcataTATCTGCTTTTCCTTTTGCTTCAACAGTTTTAtataagaatgaaaaaaaacccAGGTTAAATATAAACTGTTTTCACAACTTAAGTGTTGAAGATCTGAGGTGCACCTAATGTGGGTAAGGTCATTTATTTAAAGCTTGCTGGTACTACTACCCCTACTCCACTGGCTGGTGTGAAGGATCCCAGGTTTCTGGTGAAAAAAGATAATCAGTGGGTGTACAGTTGTAATCATTCAAACACaagaatacaaaaacacaatgtttactataaaatatacatattaagTGAAATTAATATGGGCCATTATGGGAAATAATAAGTAGGCAAATGTGAATGAAATGAATGCAACAAAATAGTACCCtatcaaaaatgtaatttagatTTTACTATACTATATGTTACAGTTTAGTACTGTAGATCTATTAAAGTGTAACTTGAAAATAGTTCAAAATTAAAGGtttccaaaatatattattattattattattattattattattattattattattattattattattattattattatacaattgaATTGTGTACATcccagatttgttttaaatcttataaataatacattaaaaaagtcaAGAGCTGAACAATATTAAACAGGATAATCATACAAAATAATCATTTTAGAAAAATATAGAGATATAAACTAAACAatctcattttatttattttatattttctctttGTTAAAATCGTAAGAATAATACAAAGAGAGATTtggtaaaacaaatatatatttctgatgcACAAACATTAGAAATCTTatatctctccatctctctatctctgtatCTATGTatctctatatctatctatctatctatctatctatctatctatctatctatctatctatctatctatctatctatcaatcaatcaatttatcAATCTATATATCATCTATGAGTCACGTTTTTTGTCAGCCAAGGTTCCCCTGTAAAGTAATATTTACCTTTAAATGTATACAGGGTAGATTTACAGCAGACTTCTGGAACATGGTACAGTACTTATTCATATAAGagttattttgtattctatGTAGAGACAAAGAATcctaaaacaacattatatCTACACTTACAGTAATTGGACATGTCTAGTAACATTAGTGGAATGCATACTTACTTCCTGTAAGAGTTCCTTTTCTTCGGATCAGAagatggaaaaagaaaacaagtatATGAAAGCTTgagaataatacaataatattggTAGACTCAACACAGGGATCTGACTTCCAGTTGGCAGCATTGTTGACTCTGAAATGGGCCCCTGTTCTTCAGATATAATTGTTATAATTAGGGTGTAGCAGAAGGGTCTATAAATTCCTACAGAATAAAGACGTGTCATTGGATTAGCATCTCAGCATCTGTTAGTGCTTCTTACAATCAGGCAGTCAGATCCTGGAGGACTCTTCGCTATCTCCGTCATAGTATCAGAGCTAATAGAGTTTATTGTGGTATTTCTCTAGAATGAAGAATGTAAAGAAGGTGTACATTTCATTGTTTCTCACTTTGGTGCAGGTTTGTCTGGGTAAGTTTTCATtcttgttatttatatttttgttatatatatatttttttttcctatgaAGTAAACATGGTGTCTTGCTAATTGATTGTCCAATTCCAGTGTTTTATACAAGTGCCATGGCTTTAGTCCTAATACAGTGTTGATGAATTTTGATAATTTGCTGTGATATCTCAGATCAACGtggtatttttctgttttatttgcttGCCTGCTCCTCTCCGATCAGCAAGTAAGTGTAAGAGAAAGTGTcttgaatgcttttatctatagtaaAAATGTGACTTAGTTATAAGCATAGTTCAATCACAGTAATATTTAACTATTTCAGATGGTTTGGTAAAGGATGTTAAATTGGGTAATGTGTTATATTTAGATTGGGGTTATTTGTGTATGCGTGGCATTACTGTGCTTATAATCCTAGTTCAGTGGGCTTAGCAAGTATGTGtgatttaattgtgtttaataaataactatgtcagtatatatttttgagTAATACAAAGAGTTGAGTTTGTATATTTTCATAAATTCGATGGGTATTAATATTGACCCTGGGGCTGTTTTCCCTCAGTTGAGGCAGACTATGCACCTTATTTTTATGATAATGGACCCAACAGTGGAAATGGCAACATGGCATTGCTGAATCTATCTGAAGACACTCCAGTTGGTAAGCATTTTCATGTAGATTttggaaagaaagagaaaaatacaaattcataagtatatatatgtttgcaaaatagtttcaaataaataacattgttcTCACAGCAGTCACATGGGCTCACATTATAAGCTTGTCATTCATGACTGTTGCCTGAAATGACGTACAAAGGCTTAACAGACAAGGAGGCGTAAACCTGTCAGTAAGATGTATATCAAAGAGAAATATTTCCTTTCACTATTTTAGTCATTTGTgcatatttacaaatatattctgTGTATGACAGCAAGAATatgaaatatacatgtattatgATATACTTAATGAAATCAATTAAACTGAATGTTATCACTCACATTCTAGATTCTTAAAACAacatatgatttatttaattgcttCAGGAAAAGTTGTATGCATGCTATTCTATGACAGTTTTGAAACAGTGCTGTTAAACCCTGTATGATGTATCCTCCAGGAACACAGATATACATCCTTAATGGCACGGATCCAGAAGGGGATCCTGTAACATTTGGTTTAGCGTTCGAAGCAGGATCTAAGGAATATTTTAAGGTGGATCCAAAAACTGGAAATATAACACTTGTACAAGAACTCGACAGAGAAGTAAGGAACATTTTTTCTACTATATTAAGATCATAGTAATGGGTATGCCTATGTCAtaccttttcttttcctttttcagaaGCAAGATGAAGTCGAAGTTCTTGTCAGTATTTCTGATGGCCTTAATAAAGTGagtttttatttagttatgCTTATCCTGTTTATTTATCATTAatttttcttacattttatttacaaaatgtctTTCTTTCCTTCACAGGTGGTTGAGAAAGTGAGGGTGTTGATAACTGATGCCAATGATGAAAGTCCGGAGTTTGGAAACGTGTCTTTCATTGTGAATGTTCCAGAGGTAAGTTTGAAAATACACTGATAAAACACATTACATCCTGACATGTGAAAGTGGTTAATGAAATATGTGAAGGTATAAACAttcagtttgtgttgttgttgttgttgttgttgttgttaactcTGTTGTTTCCCACCCAGGACACACCCTCCGGAAGCAGCATATTTAAACTCCAGGCTGTGGACAAGGACATTGGGTCAGGAGGCAGCGTCACCTACTATCTTCAGGTACAGTATGTCACAATGTTGCACTCCAGTACTCTTCAAACAAAACACGGCTTTGCTCTAATGATGTCAGTGAATATTATGACTGGGTATTTTAATccattgtaaaaaacaaaacaaaaaacataaccctgaaaataaataaaacaaaaggggatacaaaaatgtgtattaataaataacagCAAGAACACATTTCATTTTAGCAAAACAATGTTTAGAAACTATGTGCAAGTCAATACAAGGATtacattaaaatttaatttagaTAAAGTATGGAAGGCTTATGTGAACAGCTTAGATTTGTGGCTGATTAATACCAAATAGTAGTTAGCACGTGTACCTGTTGTGGTTATTACATAAATTTGGGCATTTGGGCAGCAGAGAGACTCTGTATGTGGGTAAAATAAATTGGTTTTCATTGCTTTTCTATGGATTTACCAGAATAACTTTGaccaaatatataattttagccAGGACAACttgcaattgttacaatatatcacattatttatatatacaattagCCTTTTTGCAGCTGGGTTAATACTGGAATAATCTAGGaacagtatcttgctcaagtTTACATCAGCAGTGTCCCCCTCCTGGGATTGGACCCACAACTctccactcaggagtccagCGCCCTGACCACAGCTCCACACTGCTtccctatatatttatatactgggCAACTAGTACTATATATCATCAACTGCAATATTTATACATTGAAATTCTCTCTATATAGGTATATACAGATCAAACAATGTTATTTATACAGTGaagtttaataatatattgaattttgatatatatacattgaagtAAGATTTAAAACTTAAATATATAGACCAGAGTTTGATACAGATACAGTGATGTTTGACATTTATACAATGAATCTTGATATTTAGGGATCAAAGTAtgaaatatgtaatgaagttttttatttatacaatgaaatatttataaagaaGTTTGAATATATACATTGACTGGCTCAGGCACATTCCTAGATAGCCTAATGTGTCCTAATGAATTAAGGCTTTTGCAATTTACTACAGACAAAAACTGtgatttcaaaaatataatttgttttgcgGTGGGGTGGGAGAGGCAAAATATATACTGGTATATTGAAATGTATCTATACAGTAGTAATATATTCCTGTATAAATCTACACACAcctgtatattttgttttatttcttatgttgctttttcaataatgttttattCCATATATGGTAACTTTAATTACTACTGTGTGTTctgagaaaacattttaaacggATCCTTCATCCTGTCATTCAGAACCCTCGTCTAAACAAGTTTGCCATCGACAGACACAGCGGTGTGCTGCGCATCAAACCTGGGGAGGCGCTGGATTATGAGAAGTCTAGGACTCACTTCATCACAGTCGTAGCCAAGGTGAAATAGAGTCAGCTGTTCACTCAGGATAATGATCGTAATGCTTTGCAGCCAGACAGCTACTGAATGTCAATCAAAATATCCCTTGGTTTTACAAACAAATTCCATGTCACACattaccttttatttattttgatttagaaTCAAAATCAGTTAATGTACAATGATGTCATATCTAAGGAAATTGTTGCTTGTAGTagtttgtacattttattttccactaTTGTAGTTCAGCTGTTTATTTATACTCTTAAGCCTCACTGAAGACGAAAGACAAGATCCACAGTTGACTTGGATGGATATTATTGAATCCAAAATTaagttgtgtttgttgtgtttgttgggTCTGTTTGTGTCTATTCAGAGAAGTGAATAGTTTCAGCCTTGACTTAATACAGCTTTTCTCCTATGCCCAAGGATGGTGGTGGGAAATACAAGGGCAAGTACCAGGTGTTGTCATCTTCAGCCACAGTGACGATCAATGTGATCGATGTTCAAGACACCCCTCCTTCGTTTGTTGGAACTCCCTATTATGGTTATGTTTATGAAGACACAGTACCGGTACGTTTGTGTGGGTGCTAATATACATGGGCTTGTTAGAATCATCTTCATAGTTGAGCTGcaataaaaatgtatctatACGATACCATCAGTAATACAGTACCAGAGAAACATTATTTccactaataatacaaaaaacaacaactaatgtCAGCAGTGTAATGAGTTTTATAAGATTAGTGGTATTATTGACCTGCAGTATGATTTcagcaaatataaatataatcctTTCTATTGTTATGAAGTATGATTTTTGCTAcccattttaaaaacagttagtTGAAATGAATGGGAATTACTTTCTAATGTAAATTTCACCATCTGTGatttgtatttctgtcttttagGGTTCTGAGATATTTACTGTGGTTGCCCAGGATGGAGACAGAGGCAACCCTAATATTATCCTTTACTCCATCATTAATGGTAAGAAACACATAAGTCTCATAACCAAGAAGGAAACCATCCTTTGTAATCTCAGGATGACAGAATCTTTAACTAGCAATGCAGGAGTAAGTTAGCAGTATTACAGTGTGACAACAGACAggttattttttgtaaaatcaGTAATATTAAGAATTAAGTCATTCTGTATAAGGTTTCCATTTTCTTACTCTGTTGATCAGCACCATTTCACAGTAGACCGAGTGCCTGTGCAGACAGTTAGGCATTTGCTGCAAGATGAAGAAGCTTTCTTTAAAACATTATACGAGGCTGTAACAAATCTGTTGCTATACATTATGCATCTATGTGCCTTTGTCTTCAACAGGAAGCGAAGGGCTTTTCActgtaaacaatacaagtggcTCGATTAGTCTTCTTGATTATCCCATCCAACTTAAGAAGGAGATGTATGAACTTAGAATACAGGTAAATGTAACTGATATTGTTCTTAAAAAACATTATACATGAGCACAATGTGAACAATATTCTAGATTATTTGAAAGGAAGGTTGGGAATGGAATCTTCATATTCTAATGTTATCCTCAAAACATGGATTTGATGCATCCCAGAATCCATGCTCCTCAATATAGGTACTTAACCATTAGTAAAAACAactataatgtaatgtaaagtaTTTGATGCTACCAGaataaaagtaatttatttactttgtgTTCATTAAATCTCTAAAAGATTAATTCAAAGATTTTGTACATTCtttcaatatacatatattgttttCTGCTTTAATCCAACAGGCTTCAGAAGTCAGCCCTGAGGGGGACGTGGTTGCCCATATCACTACAACTGTGACGATTCGAGTTGTGGACTTGAACAACCACCCCCCTACTTTCTATGGAGAAAATGGACTTCAGAACAAATTTGAACTTACAATGTATGAACATCCACCCGAAGGCGAAAtactgagggggttaaaaataACAGTCAATGACTCAGATCAGGTAAGTGTGCTGTTTATTAATAGTGCGCAGGAACTCAGGATTGGATCTAACACTTCCAGTGCATAGCATTGAGATAAATAGGTTGTGTTGTGTGCTACGGAGCCTTATACAAATTCTAGCAATACAacattttacttttgtattaACCCCACCACTTTATATGGAGATGTAAACCACAGGAGGTAACAAACATTAATTATCCCACAGTGCTGTGGTCTTATTTTAAACATAGTAAAGGCAGTCCTGTgcgttttattttcatatatctTCCAGCTTTGTAAAAGAGCTGTTTACATTTTTGCTTTTGTCATCTTATTAGATTGCCAGTGCACAATATGGAAGTTATGCAATTGCTTCTGTGATTTCCAATATGAATTGTACAAAATAGGATAAAAAGCAAGGTTCAGATGAGAGTAAGTAGTTGCTAATAATGGTTATATCATAATTCCTTAAAAAGGCTGTCAGAGCAGCTGTGTTACAGAAAGGGACAAGTGAACTAATATTATttcataagcagatttaatatttatttcatgtcTAACCTTGTACAACCCAAGATTAACATATTCAATATTGTACCCACCACTGCCCCACCCCACCATGAAATCAGATCACCAATGTTTTCAATTTGTTCTCATGTCCGCCTTATCATTACATACACAGTATTAAGGATTAAACAgactttttatatttaaaatattaaaaaaatctttaatggcttcttttccagggtttggaaattcataaaaaaaattaaactaaacaacTTTGGAATATTACTTACATAATTGATCTTTTTTGGCATCCATTCCTCTGTTTTAATGTTTAGTTTTATATTGATATAGTTCTTGATGATACATGGTGTATTCTGTATGTGGAAGCATGGTTTGAGCTGCTGTTTTGCTTCTTTCTAGGGGGCCAATGCTAAATTTAACCTgaggcttgtgggtccaggccGTATGTTCAGAGTTGTCCCTCAGACAGTGCTCAATGAAGCACAAGTGACAATAATAGTGGAAAATTCTGCTGCAATAGATTATGAGAAATATCAGGTCTTAACATTCAAGGTATGTATGGCGTTAATCTTCCTTAAGAAACATTCTTGCAGATATAGTAAATTTACAGTATGCATACTATTCTCTGTCTGAGCAATCTGTTGTTTgtctaattaattaaaatgcagtgtATGGATGTATATACAAGCAAGGTTATACTGTAATTATATTGGAATATTTCATAATTTGAGcatcaaaatcatttaaaataataaatgtgtggTTTGTCCTTGTGCAGTAATTTCCAATTACCTGTGTTTCTAGCTCCTTGCTGTGGAAATCGACACACCTGAGAAATTCAGCTCGACGGCAGATATCGTGATTCACCTCCTAGACACCAACGACAACACTCCCAAATTCTCCTCTGACTACTACATCGCCAGGATCCCAGAAAACTCCCCCGGGGGGTCCAATGTTGTCTCTGTCACGGTCAGTGTTATTGAGTTTATGTAACCACCATTTTATTCTCCCTTCCCGAAGAGCTTTCGACACACATGCTCCAGTGAGGACTTAACTGAGAGTAAGATGATTTT
This region includes:
- the LOC136716062 gene encoding cadherin-related family member 1 isoform X2; the encoded protein is MALLNLSEDTPVGTQIYILNGTDPEGDPVTFGLAFEAGSKEYFKVDPKTGNITLVQELDREKQDEVEVLVSISDGLNKVVEKVRVLITDANDESPEFGNVSFIVNVPEDTPSGSSIFKLQAVDKDIGSGGSVTYYLQNPRLNKFAIDRHSGVLRIKPGEALDYEKSRTHFITVVAKDGGGKYKGKYQVLSSSATVTINVIDVQDTPPSFVGTPYYGYVYEDTVPGSEIFTVVAQDGDRGNPNIILYSIINGSEGLFTVNNTSGSISLLDYPIQLKKEMYELRIQASEVSPEGDVVAHITTTVTIRVVDLNNHPPTFYGENGLQNKFELTMYEHPPEGEILRGLKITVNDSDQGANAKFNLRLVGPGRMFRVVPQTVLNEAQVTIIVENSAAIDYEKYQVLTFKLLAVEIDTPEKFSSTADIVIHLLDTNDNTPKFSSDYYIARIPENSPGGSNVVSVTATDPDSGLWGEIKYSIYGTGSDLFLIHPTTGIIYTQPWASLDAEMKSKYNFYVKAEDTEGKYSLAEVFVTVLDMNDHSPEFNENFLEKTMIIGAPVKVEAIDDDAEEPNNVIEYSIMQADPDNIFDINTDTGEIKLKSYIKSMEIVQNITKQKDCKWSVVVQAKDRGSPSFSTTAVVKIDITEAIKSRVITYFLGLKNRPWTVFGICMSTVFFSISLTVLISSVMYWKSVKRSRVHPQGKIRKIIRRPYP
- the LOC136716062 gene encoding cadherin-related family member 1 isoform X1, with amino-acid sequence MALLNLSEDTPVGTQIYILNGTDPEGDPVTFGLAFEAGSKEYFKVDPKTGNITLVQELDREKQDEVEVLVSISDGLNKVVEKVRVLITDANDESPEFGNVSFIVNVPEDTPSGSSIFKLQAVDKDIGSGGSVTYYLQNPRLNKFAIDRHSGVLRIKPGEALDYEKSRTHFITVVAKDGGGKYKGKYQVLSSSATVTINVIDVQDTPPSFVGTPYYGYVYEDTVPGSEIFTVVAQDGDRGNPNIILYSIINGSEGLFTVNNTSGSISLLDYPIQLKKEMYELRIQASEVSPEGDVVAHITTTVTIRVVDLNNHPPTFYGENGLQNKFELTMYEHPPEGEILRGLKITVNDSDQGANAKFNLRLVGPGRMFRVVPQTVLNEAQVTIIVENSAAIDYEKYQVLTFKLLAVEIDTPEKFSSTADIVIHLLDTNDNTPKFSSDYYIARIPENSPGGSNVVSVTATDPDSGLWGEIKYSIYGTGSDLFLIHPTTGIIYTQPWASLDAEMKSKYNFYVKAEDTEGKYSLAEVFVTVLDMNDHSPEFNENFLEKTMIIGAPVKVEAIDDDAEEPNNVIEYSIMQADPDNIFDINTDTGEIKLKSYIKSMEIVQNITKQKDCKWSVVVQAKDRGSPSFSTTAVVKIDITEATQLKGPMAAFLMQSRENPMKALGVLAGVICIMVIITVLISTAMFLRNKKSNRITPARRIIKRKPKDHQSRPDRSGWLRLNRGEKFVVEEQGSNVENLNLNNNIQHCPLPPSAPALPPPPQYIPRPSVKEWTVPTVSGSVASKSAKKPVGNKEPNVSSALVSELKMKLEKKMIESNAHRY